One Dioscorea cayenensis subsp. rotundata cultivar TDr96_F1 chromosome 17, TDr96_F1_v2_PseudoChromosome.rev07_lg8_w22 25.fasta, whole genome shotgun sequence DNA window includes the following coding sequences:
- the LOC120281223 gene encoding zinc finger MYM-type protein 1-like, whose translation MFKKKTIDSFFKRKDRNDEETSVENVDQQQPSSSEIPILELEQHVQPPSKFIKIGVTGQEKVNIDALIRDPGKRQQIWDYPINQQDEIHRAYMKFGPYQFIMDVYPLSAKMIILSRFQAHWFKSISLVRVLAEEDAAFCFPCYLFSKRSSSFTSKGFRNWKKVNSGKDCAFLSHVGKSPNSPHNIAIKCFEDLKNQSCHIDKVLVKQTSQQILSNCLRLKASIDVVRWLTFQACAFRGHDESLGSKNRGNFLEMIKLLASYNKEVDEVVLENAPQNARCTSPTIQKEILHVFARKVQREIREEISDAKYCLIVDEARDESRREQMALVIRFVDKHGFVKERFLDIVHVKDTTALTLKQEICSVLSHHNLNIQNIRGQGYDGASNMRGEWNGLQALILQECPYAYYVHCLAHQLQLALVVA comes from the coding sequence ATGTTTAAGAAGAAAACAATTGATTCATTTTTCAAGAGGAAAGatagaaatgatgaagaaactaGTGTTGAAAATGTTGATCAACAACAACCATCTTCATCTGAAATACCAATCTTGGAGTTGGAGCAACATGTCCAACCACCTTCCAAATTTATCAAGATTGGAGTAACCGGACAAGAAAAGGTTAATATTGATGCTTTAATCCGTGATCCTGGAAAACGCCAACAAATTTGGGATTATCCTATTAATCAACAAGATGAAATTCATAGGGCATATATGAAGTTTGGGCCTTACCAATTTATAATGGATGTATATCCACTTTCAGCCAAGATGATCATCCTCAGTCGATTTCAAGCTCATTGGTTTAAAAGTATTTCCTTGGTTAGAGTATTAGCGGAAGAAGATGCTGCTTTTTGCTTTCCATGTTATTTGTTCTCTAAAAGGTCGAGCTCATTCACTTCAAAGGGATTTAGAAATTGGAAAAAAGTGAATAGTGGGAAAGATTGTGCATTTCTATCTCATGTGGGAAAGAGTCCTAATTCTCCTCACAATATTGCCATTAAAtgctttgaagatttgaagaatcAATCATGTCATATTGACAAAGTATTGGTTAAACAAACCTCACAACAAATTTTGAGTAATTGCCTACGCCTTAAAGCCTCTATAGATGTTGTTAGATGGTTGACATTTCAGGCGTGTGCTTTTAGAGGGCATGATGAAAGCTTGGGATCAAAGAACCGAGGTAATTTTCTTGAAATGATAAAGCTTTTGGCTTCTTATAATAAAGAAGTAGATGAAGTTGTCTTAGAGAATGCCCCTCAAAATGCAAGATGCACTTCACCTActattcaaaaagaaattttacatGTCTTTGCTAGAAAGGTGCAAAGGGAAATTCGAGAAGAGATTAGTGATGCAAAATATTgtttgattgttgatgaagctCGAGATGAATCTAGAAGAGAACAAATGGCTCTTGTTATTAGATTTGTTGATAAGCATGGATTTGTCAAGGAGCGTTTTCTTGATATAGTACATGTTAAAGATACTACTGCACTCACTCTTAAGCAAGAGATTTGTTCAGTGTTGTCTCATCATAATCTTAACATTCAAAATATTCGAGGCCAAGGATATGATGGAGCTAGTAATATGCGTGGAGAGTGGAATGGTTTACAAGCTTTAATTCTTCAAGAATGTCCTTACGCATATTATGTTCATTGTCTAGCTCATCAATTACAACTAGCTCTTGTTGTCGCATGA